The nucleotide window GTTGAGGGTATTAATGTAGAGTCGAGCTAACCAGTCCATTAAAAGGTCAAATTTGGCTGTTACCTCTTCATAATCCAAAATTTCTGCGGTAATGGGGGCAAAAGAAGGGGCGATCTGTTCGCCGGCTTTTTCGTCTTTTCCGCCGTTGATAGCATACAGTAATGCTTTGGCCATGTTAACCCTTGCCCCAAAAAACTGCATTTGCTTACCGACGCGCATCGCAGAAACACAACAGGCGATCCCATAGTCGTCTCCGTATTCTGGACGCATTAAGTCGTCATTTTCGTATTGGATGGAGCTAGTATCAATAGAGACTTTGGCACAGTAGCGTTTAAAGGCGATCGGTAATTGTTGTGACCATAATACGGTTAAATTCGGTTCGGGGGCAGGGCCTAAATTATAGAGGGTATGGAGGAAACGAAAACTGGTTTTTGTCACTAAAGGCCGGCCATCTTCTCCGACTCCCCCAATGACTTCTGTTACCCAAACCGGATCGGCGGCAAAGAGTTGGTTATAGTCTGGAGTCCGCAAGAAACGAACCATCCGCAGTTTCATCACAAATTGATCGATAAATTCTTGAATATCTGTTTCTGTGAAGAGTCCGCTTTTAAGATCCCGTTCAATATAAATATCGAAAAAGGTCGAGGTACGCCCCAAGGACATGGCTGCCCCATTTTGTTCTTTGACTGCCCCTAAATAAGCGAAATAAGTCCATTGTAGGGCTTCTTTGGCGTTGGCAGCCGGTTTGCTAATGTCAAACCCATAATCGGCGGCCATCTCTTTGAGTTCCCCTAATGCTCGGATTTGCTCTGAGATTTCTTCCCGTAAGCGGATGGTGTCTTCGTCCATAACCTCCACTTCTAAAGAGGTTAATTGTTCTCGTTTGTCTTTGATCAGGCGATCGATTCCATATAAAGCGACTCGTCGATAATCCCCAATTATACGACCCCGACCGTAGGCATCCGGTAATCCTGTGATAATCCCACTATGGCGAGCTTTTCTCATTTGGCTCGTATAGGCATCAAATACCCCATCATTATGAGTTTTACGGTATTGAGTAAAAATTTTCTCGGTTTGGGGGTCAAGTTTATAGCCATAAGCTTCTAGGGATTTTTGCACAACTCGGATACCACCGTAGGGCATTATGGCACGTTTGAGAGGTTTATCGGTTTGTAATCCGACGATTTGTTCGAGGGTTTTGTTAATATATCCGGGCTTATGAGCGGTAATACTAGAGGGAACTTTGGTTTCTACATCTAAGATTCCTTTTTCTCGCTCCTGTTGCATTAATAATTTAACTTGTGTCCAAAGAGTTTGAGTGCGTTCACTAGCGTCTGTTAAAAAGCTTTGATCTCCACTATAAGGGGTGTAATTCTTTTGAATAAAGTCTCTAACGTTAATTTCTTCCTGCCATGTTCCTGATGTAAAATCTTGCCATTCCTTATTCATTAATTGGTCTAATTCTTGAGTGGGGTTGTCTGTAGAATTTAAGTGTACACCCATGCACTTGCTGCTAGTTATCTTTGATTAGACTAGCCTCCTTTACTTTAGATTATATCATGTTTATTTTTGGACTCATAGACTTAATTTTTTAAGCTTTTTTTAGGCTTTACCTTAAAAATTAATAAAAGTTTAAACCTAGATTAAATTGTTAATTGTCTATTTTTGGCTCTTTTAAATTTTAACTTATTAACGCTATATCTTAATAACTGTTCACTGTTCACTGTTTACTGTTCACTGTTCACTGTTTACTGTTCACTGTTTACTGTTTACTGTTCACTGTTCACTGTTCACTGTTTACTGTTCACTGTTCACTGTTCACTGTTTACTGTTTACTGTTTACTGTTCACTGTTCACTGTTCACTGTTTACTGTTCACTGTTTACTGTTCACTGTTTACTGTTCACTAAAAAGGTGGGCAGTGCCCACCCTACAATTAGCTTAATTAAGATTAATTAAATCAACGATCGCTTTAATTAATTGCTCAGGTTCAACAGGTTTAGACAAATGACGCTCAAAACCAGCCGCTAAAGCCTGACGTTGGTTATATTCTCCGGCATAAGCGGTTAAAGCAATAGCGGGAATAGTTTGATTTGACTCAGGAAAAAGAGAACGAATTTGTCGGAGTAAGCGATAACCATCTATCTTCGGCATCCCAACATCACTGAGCAAGATATCCGGTTTAAAGTGAGATAAAATGTTTAAAGCTTCATTCGCTGAACCGGCCACCTTAACCTCTGCGCCAGATTGTTCTAAAACATAAGTGACATAATCTCGCATATCGGGATCATCATCAACCGCTAAAATCCGAATTCCTTTCAGGGCAGATTGAGTTACACTAAAAAGAAAGGGATCAATAATTTCGGGTTTAATTTTGTTAGATTGATCCTTAAGTAAAGGAAACTGAACGATAAAAGTTGAGCCTTGATTTTCTCCAGCACTGTAAGCGGATACTGTTCCCCCGTGCATTTCTACTAAATGTCGCACGATCGCTAATCCTAATCCTAATCCGCCAAATTTTCGGGTAGTGGTGCTATCAGCTTGACGAAAATGTTCAAAAACATGGGGAAGAAATTGGGGATCAATGCCTTTACCGCTATCTTTAACCGTAATTTGAGCTTGATGATTGACTTGTTCTAAACCGATCTCAATTTGCCCTCCTTCAGGAGTAAATTTAATGGCATTTGACAACAGATTCCAGACAATTTGTTGAATTCGTCCGGCATCTCCTGAGATTTGTACTACATCAGTAGCCAAATTAGTTTTAATTTCAATAGATTTTGCTTGTGCTGATAATCTGACAGTTTCAATTGCCCCTTGTATGGGAAAAAATAGATTTAATTGGGTGACATTTAAAGAGAGTTTGCCTCGTAAAATACGGGAAACATCTAAGAGATCTTCTATTAATTGAGCTTGTAATTTGGCGTTACGTTCAATAATTTCTAGAGCTTTGTTTTGATTCGCTTTATCAAAAGAACCAGAGCGCAACAATTGCGCCCATCCTAAAATCGGATTCAACGGGGAGCGCAACTCATGGGATAATACGGCTAAAAATTCATCTTTAATGCGATTGACTCGCTCTGCTTCTTCTCTGGCTAACTTTTCCCGTTCTAACAGCCGTTTTTGTTCTTCTTGGGCTTGTTTTCGGCCAGTAATATCTAAATTGACTCCGACAATACGTAAGGGAATACCCGTATTACTATAGAGGACACATCCTTGAGAATTAATCCAATGAATGCTACCATCCGGCCAAATGCTGCGATATTCGGCTTCGTAATCAGTATGAGTGTTAATAGCGTGTTGAACCATTTGGGAGACATATCCCCGGTCTTCAGGATGAATTAATCTAAATAGAGTGGTATAAGATAAATCAGCATCGGTGGCTAGGCCAAAATTAGCTTTGTATTGAGCCGAAGTAAATAATTCCATCGTAGACAAATCTAAGTGCCAAGAGCCTAGTTTTGCTGTTTTGAGGGCAATATTAAGCCGTTGTTCATTTTCTCGTAAGGTTTCTTCTGCTTGTTTTCGTTCAGTAATATCGCTAAAAGAAACGGCTACTCCATCCTCTAATTTAACCGCCATATTGCGAAACCAGCCGACTATTTCATCTGAATCATAATACAGTTCTAAATCATGAGAGTTGGCGGTTTCTACGACTTGGACATAACGCTTAAATAACTCACTATTGGATTGATTATCCGGTAAAATTTCGAGTAACCGTTTGCCAATTAAATCATTAATTTGAGAGCGGAGAATTTTGGCGGCGGTTGGATTAACATAAGTCCATTCAAAATCAATAATTTCTCCACTTTGATTCCGAATACTTTTAAGGACAGTAAACCCATCTAAAGATAGTTCTTGAGCAACTCGAAATCGTTCTTCACTTTTTCGTAAAGCTTCTTGAGCTTGTTTTTGGCCGGTAATATCTAACACTACTCCCGCCATACGATGGGCTACTCCTTCATTATTGTAATAGGCGTGACCGATCGATCTCACCCAGTGAAGGCTTCCATCCGGCCATTGAGTCCGCATTTCAATATCATAGTTTTGTCGTTGACTGATAGAATGTTGTACCGCTTGATCGACTCGTAAGCGATCTTCAGGATGCAAAGCATTGATGAAAACTTCGTAACTTATTTGGGTATTTGCAGCGATCCCAAACATCTTTTTACATCGATTTGACCAGATTAATTCACCACTTAAGAGATCATAATTCCACATTCCTAAATTAGCCCCTTCTACTGCTAATCTCAGTTGTTCTTGCCGATTTTTTAAGTCGGTTACAACTTGTTTATAGTCGGTAATATCGTAGATAGTAGCAACAGCTACCTCAATTTCTCCTTGACTATTGACAATGGGGCTAGAGTCTACCAGTAAGGTTTTTTGTGTCCCATCAGTCCACACGAGTAGCATTTCTTCTGATTTCACCACTTCTCCCTGTTGGCGCGATCGCATTAAGGGTAATTCTTCGATTTTATAGGGATGACCATTGGGATGATAGACTTCATATAAATGATGATAGTTTTCTAAAAGTTCGGTCGATAAGGGTCTATTTCCTAAAATTTGGCGTAATTGGTCATTTTGCAGGATAATACGACCGGTTTTAGATTCTACGATCGCTAAACCTGCGGGCATTTGTTGAATAACCGCTTCTAATAAGGTTAAAGAGTCTTGTTGTTGACGAGTGGCTTGTTGTAATTGATGATGGAGTCGAGAGTTTTCGATGGCTAACCCTACCCGTCTTCCTAATTCAAGAGCTAATCGTAAATCATCGTCATTGTAACTTCTCTCAGTTTTGGTTAAAGCTAAGGTCATCACCCCAAATACTTCCTCATGCGCCTTTAAAGGGACACAAATCGATGATTTCATCCCCAATTGTCTCAAGTAGTGCAAATGTTGGGGATCTTTAGCGATCGCTTGATAATCCTCATCTGTAATCTGATAGAGGGTTTCTGGTAAACCCGTCTGAAAGACTCTAGTAATGGGGTGATGATTATCGTTAAGATCTAAAGGATAAAGTCGGGTAAAATGACGGACTAACTCTTCTTCTTGTTGATCTTTAGCTTTTAGGGCAATTAAAGGATTAACGGAGCGGTCTTCTTGAAGAATATCAAGGCCGCACAAATCGGCCAAGTCAGGGACAATTAAATTAACAACCGTTTGAAGCGTCGTTGGATAATCAAGAGAGCCGGCTAAAATCGTACTCGCAGTGTCTAAAAAAGCGAGTCGTTGCTGCATTAACTCGGCTGCTGCTCTGGCTGTTTTTTCCCGTTCTAACAGTTGATTTCGTTCAGTTTCCGTCTCTTTCCGCAGGGTGATGTCTTGCCAATAGACACATAATCCCTCTGCTGAAGGATAAGCTCTAGCTTCTATCCATTGCTCAGGATTAATCGGATTGATCGCTTCTATACTAATGGGCAAATTTTGCTCAAAAACTAAGGAAAATTCTTCATAAAATACAGATTGTCTCATTTCGGGAAAAACATCCCAAATACATTCCCCTAAAAGGTCTTCTCTAGTATGTTCGCTAATCTCTTCAAAATGACGATTAACATAAGTAAACTGCCAAGTTTGATCGAGAGCAAAAAAAGCATCCGTCAGACTTTCTAAAATCTGGCTACTCTGCTGTGTAGCTGAGTGTAATTGTTGTTCAAAGTGTTTGCGTTCAGTAATATCGACAGCGACACAAGTGATCCCGCAAATTTGCTCATCAAAGCTGGCTATCGGTTGAATAAATAATTCATAATAATGAGGATTGGCCCCAAAGGTCAGACAAACTTCTTCTCGAAGGGGTTGTCTGCTATGAATTGCTCTTTTTTTAATCGCGGTTAACTGTTGAGCTTCGGGTTGAGAAAATAAATCGTAATCCGATTTTCCGATAATTTCTTCGGGGGAAACTTGACCCTCAGAGGTATGAATCCATAAATATTTTAAATCTTGATTTTGTTGAAAGATACAAAGATTAGAGTTACTTAAAGCGAGACGAAATCGTTCTTCACTGACTTTAAATTTGAGTAAATTAACTTCCGCTTGGCGTTTGGCTTTTCTCAGTGCCTCACAAATTAAACTTACAATAACCCCTTGTAAAAAATATAATCCTATTCGGATGCCCTCCGAAAGAGTCAATCCAAAGGTATAAAGAGGTTCTAAGAAAAAATAATGACTTAAAATGACAGAAAGAAAACTAGCCAGGAGTCCGGGTTTTAAACCTCCATACCAAGCACTGATAACGATCGCACCTAAAAATAATAAGAAAGGACTTTTGACCATGCTCACCCAAGGATCTAACATGAGCATTATCAAAAATGCTAGCAAAACAGCTATAACAGCTACCCCATAAGAAAAAAATGGAGAACGGGTGACTTTTTGCCAGGTCATATTAAAGCCTAGGTTGGGGTACACATTTTTTATTTTCCCCTACCTTACGGCAGACTCTTCAAAGAGTTTATCCTTCTTAAGAAAGATTTTCTCGAAACAAACTATCCCTATTTATTATCTCAAAACCTTAAACTAGAAAATAGTAGTTGAAAAAATATTCTAATTAGTCAATGAAAATTGTTTTAATTGGGTTAATTCGGGGTTACAGAACTTTTATTTCTCCTCTGTTTCCACCTTCTTGTCGTTTTCAGCCCACTTGTTCTCAATATGGGATCGAAGCGATTGAGCGTTTTGGGGCGATTAAGGGCGCTTGGTTAACCTTGGGGCGAATTTTACGATGTCATCCTTTTCATCCGGGCGGTTATGATCCAGTTCCTCCTGTCAAGCCTAAAAAATAATTCTTAACGATTTATGGCGATCGCCAGTAAATTAGCCAAAGTCTCAAACTGTTCAATTTCCCAAGCTTGCCACTGATGAGTCATTTGGCTATAACTGACCCATAACACCCCCCAGACTCTTTGTTGAATCACTATAGGGACAATGAGGGCGGAACGGGTTTGTTCATTGAGTAAAGTAGCGATCGCTTGTTGAGATAAATGGGGAGTAGTACATAAATCGTCAATGATCAGGGGTTTTTTTTGAGGAGAGTTAGTTCTATAAAAGGGTTCTAATCCTAATACGTCAGAGGATAAATCTGCGGTAGAAAAGAATTCTGCTTGACGGGATTCTATTTTAATATTCCCTCCATATTGATATAAACTAAGTCGTTGCACGGGGAAACAAAGACGGACTCTATTCAGGGTATCTTGCACAAAAGACTCTAAAACAAACGGTTGAGATAATTTTTCGATAATTGTCCCTAACAACTTGATCCATTCTTGAGAAGTAGTCAGTTGCTGTTGGACTTGCTCGAGTTCGACTAAGGCTTTGCTCGTGGTTAAAAGTCGTTTTACCCGTTGCGCTAGGACTGCCCAATGGATCGGTTTAGTGATATAATCTACTGCTCCACAAGTAAAAGCCTGATCGATGGAGTCTTGATCATCGAGGGCAGTAATCATTAAAATCGGAATCTGACTTCCTTCGGACAACTCCCGTAACCGTTGACAACAAGTAAAACCATCCATTTCCGGCATCACTGCATCGAGTAATATCATATGGGGTTGACAACGGTTAAACTCATTGATACATTCTTCCCCATCCTTAGCGGTAATGACCTGATACCCTTCTTCTTCCATAGCGACTTTCAACAAAGTTCGTGTCGAACGGTCATCGTCCACCACTAAAATTAAAGGCGTGTCTGGATAGGAACAGAGATTAGTTCTGGTCATTGAGGGTGTATAAGGAAGTTTTGCTAACATTTTTAGAGTTTGGAGTTAGGGGAAACTGGATTTGTTGAATTTCATCGTTTAAAGTTTGACAAACTCGCTGATATTCAGTGGTAATGACCGATAATTTCTCAGTTGCTCCTAAAACTGTTCCACCTCGGGCTAAGGTTTCTAACTCTTGACACAGATGAGCCAGTTGAATCGCTCCTAACTGTAAACTGGCCGAACGTAAACCATGAGTTTCTTGACGCAGATTTTCGCTATTATTTTCCCGAATGGCCAGGGATATGGCTTCTAGACGATTAGGAGTATCTTCTAGATAACTTTTAATTAATTCTTTGAGGACTTGGGCGGCTCGTTGGCCGGCCATCTGTTGTAAGTCTTTTAAGATTTTGCGATCAATGGCGGGGGGTTTATCTAAAATACGGGAACATTTACTAATGGCTCTGTGTAATTCTTCTAGGCGAATGGGTTTAGAGATATAGTCGTCCATACCGGACTCTAAGCATTTTTCCCGGTCTCCTTGCATAGCATCCGCCGTCATCGCAATAATTCGCGGGCGAACATTAGGCATCCATTCTTTTCTAATCTGATGGGTTGCACTCATTCCGTCCATTTCTGGCATTCGCACATCCATTAAAATCACATCATAGGGATGACGACGCAGAGCTTCTAAGACTTCAACTCCATTACTAACAATATCGGGAAGATAACCGAGTTTTTCTAATTGTAATCGGATCACTTCCTGATTAACGTTAATATCTTCCGCCACTAAAATTCTTAAGGGTAAAGTATCGGCTAACCTAGGATGTTCTGAGTCTGTCAACCCATGATTAACGATGATGGGTTTCTCTCGCAATACCCGTACTAACACATCATATAATTGAGCTTGTTGAATTGGTTTGGTTAAAATCGCGGCAAATTCAATTTTTTCCACTTTTTCGGTCATTTCCGGCTTACCTAAAGAACTTAATAGCACTAAAGGCAATCTTTTACAATGAGGTAAATTGCGGATTTCTTGAGCTAAAGTTAAGCCATCGATCTTAGGCATATTCATATCTAGGATCACGACATCAAACGCCCAACCCTGTTTGAGCCATTCTAAAGCTTTTGGGGCTGATTGAACACTACAGGTTAACATTCCCCAAGAATTGGCTTGATGAGTGAGAATTTTTTGATTAGTGATGATGTCATCCACGATGAGCATTCGCTTCCCTCCTAACATCTCCTCCGCACTAGGGGAATTAGCCAGGGATGAGCTAGGGGCAGCTTGAGCGATTACGGTAAAGTAAAAGGTAGATCCTTTGCCTTCTACTGAGTGAAACCACATTTTACCCCCCATCATTTCTGTTAACCGTTTGCTGATGGCTAATCCTAGTCCTGTTCCTCCATATTTACGAGAGGTAGAAGCGTCAACTTGACTAAAGGACTTAAAGAGACGATCCATTTTTTCTCGTGGAATTCCGATCCCACTATCTTTGACAGCAAAGCGAATTTCATAGAGGGGGGAGCTTTTGTCTTTTTGGGGAGTGACGGGGTGTTGGGTGACAGGGGTAGCATTGACATAGACCACGACTTCCCCAGATTCAGTGAATTTAACCGCATTACTCAGGAGATTGACTAAAATCTGTTTTAAGCGGGTGACATCGCCGATAATGGCATTGGGGGTATGGGGTTCGATTAGATAGGCTAATTCTAATTTTCTTTCCGAGGCTTGGGGAACAAATAAATGTAATGCCTCTTCTATAGACTGTCCTAATTCAAAGGGAGTTTCTTCGAGTTCTAACTTGTTGGCTTCTATTTTGGCAAAATCGAGAATATTATTAATCATCGTCAGTAGGGTTTCCCCACTGTTGCGAATAATATTAATAAATTCTCGTTGTTGATTGGTTAATTTTGTATCTAAGAGTAATCCGGTCATTCCCGTGACGGCGTTGAGAGGGGTTCTTAACTCATGACCCACCATCGCTAAAAATTGACTTTTTGCTAAACTTTCTTGTTGTAATAGATGTAAGCTTGTCTGAGATTCTTGTTCTGATGAGAGGTGTTGTTGGTCTAGTAAATCCTGTTTTTCGCTCAGGGTTTGAATTAACCATTTTAAAAACTCGATTTCGTTGATAAATTCTTCTTCGGGGATGTCTATGGTTTTATGGGTCTCCTGTTTCGCCCATCCGACTAAGTTTTGCAGGGGTAGGTAAATTTCTTGAGAAAATAAAAAATAGATAATGGCGATCAGTATCCCACTTAAACAGACAGAGGCAATGAGCGTATTTTCGGCTTGGTTGAAAATTTCTTGA belongs to Gloeothece citriformis PCC 7424 and includes:
- a CDS encoding hybrid sensor histidine kinase/response regulator — encoded protein: MRNIKRKLGKLQSNMTLRYLGLTSLFIVGIQTLFAVGQVRWAYQQKLESLEERVGDIGNLLGAFRQESTLTLDDTTLARLLNQLSLEEELVYGIVQDAQGAPIGIFLNKKSPVLPVILQNEPTKNLELSELINTLNQDGKVREIRQPILVDNHKIGQIRIGYVSGKIHQEIFNQAENTLIASVCLSGILIAIIYFLFSQEIYLPLQNLVGWAKQETHKTIDIPEEEFINEIEFLKWLIQTLSEKQDLLDQQHLSSEQESQTSLHLLQQESLAKSQFLAMVGHELRTPLNAVTGMTGLLLDTKLTNQQREFINIIRNSGETLLTMINNILDFAKIEANKLELEETPFELGQSIEEALHLFVPQASERKLELAYLIEPHTPNAIIGDVTRLKQILVNLLSNAVKFTESGEVVVYVNATPVTQHPVTPQKDKSSPLYEIRFAVKDSGIGIPREKMDRLFKSFSQVDASTSRKYGGTGLGLAISKRLTEMMGGKMWFHSVEGKGSTFYFTVIAQAAPSSSLANSPSAEEMLGGKRMLIVDDIITNQKILTHQANSWGMLTCSVQSAPKALEWLKQGWAFDVVILDMNMPKIDGLTLAQEIRNLPHCKRLPLVLLSSLGKPEMTEKVEKIEFAAILTKPIQQAQLYDVLVRVLREKPIIVNHGLTDSEHPRLADTLPLRILVAEDINVNQEVIRLQLEKLGYLPDIVSNGVEVLEALRRHPYDVILMDVRMPEMDGMSATHQIRKEWMPNVRPRIIAMTADAMQGDREKCLESGMDDYISKPIRLEELHRAISKCSRILDKPPAIDRKILKDLQQMAGQRAAQVLKELIKSYLEDTPNRLEAISLAIRENNSENLRQETHGLRSASLQLGAIQLAHLCQELETLARGGTVLGATEKLSVITTEYQRVCQTLNDEIQQIQFPLTPNSKNVSKTSLYTLNDQN
- a CDS encoding response regulator — its product is MTRTNLCSYPDTPLILVVDDDRSTRTLLKVAMEEEGYQVITAKDGEECINEFNRCQPHMILLDAVMPEMDGFTCCQRLRELSEGSQIPILMITALDDQDSIDQAFTCGAVDYITKPIHWAVLAQRVKRLLTTSKALVELEQVQQQLTTSQEWIKLLGTIIEKLSQPFVLESFVQDTLNRVRLCFPVQRLSLYQYGGNIKIESRQAEFFSTADLSSDVLGLEPFYRTNSPQKKPLIIDDLCTTPHLSQQAIATLLNEQTRSALIVPIVIQQRVWGVLWVSYSQMTHQWQAWEIEQFETLANLLAIAINR
- the pflB gene encoding formate C-acetyltransferase, with the translated sequence MNKEWQDFTSGTWQEEINVRDFIQKNYTPYSGDQSFLTDASERTQTLWTQVKLLMQQEREKGILDVETKVPSSITAHKPGYINKTLEQIVGLQTDKPLKRAIMPYGGIRVVQKSLEAYGYKLDPQTEKIFTQYRKTHNDGVFDAYTSQMRKARHSGIITGLPDAYGRGRIIGDYRRVALYGIDRLIKDKREQLTSLEVEVMDEDTIRLREEISEQIRALGELKEMAADYGFDISKPAANAKEALQWTYFAYLGAVKEQNGAAMSLGRTSTFFDIYIERDLKSGLFTETDIQEFIDQFVMKLRMVRFLRTPDYNQLFAADPVWVTEVIGGVGEDGRPLVTKTSFRFLHTLYNLGPAPEPNLTVLWSQQLPIAFKRYCAKVSIDTSSIQYENDDLMRPEYGDDYGIACCVSAMRVGKQMQFFGARVNMAKALLYAINGGKDEKAGEQIAPSFAPITAEILDYEEVTAKFDLLMDWLARLYINTLNVIHYMHDKYCYERLEMALHDRDVYRTMACGMAGLSVVVDALSAIKYATVKVIRNDQGLAQDYQIEGDYPKYGNNDDRVDEIAPNLVKTFMNKIRSNKTYRNAVPTQSILTITSNVVYGKKTGSTPDGRKAGEPFAPGANPMHGRDSQGAIASCASVAKLPYEHAQDGISYTFSIMPRALGKTQDTQINNLVGVLDGYFHDSGHHININVFERETLLDAMDHPEKYPQLTIRVSGYAVNFIKLNREQQLDVINRTFHERI
- the yidD gene encoding membrane protein insertion efficiency factor YidD, with the translated sequence MKIVLIGLIRGYRTFISPLFPPSCRFQPTCSQYGIEAIERFGAIKGAWLTLGRILRCHPFHPGGYDPVPPVKPKK
- a CDS encoding PAS domain S-box protein; this translates as MTWQKVTRSPFFSYGVAVIAVLLAFLIMLMLDPWVSMVKSPFLLFLGAIVISAWYGGLKPGLLASFLSVILSHYFFLEPLYTFGLTLSEGIRIGLYFLQGVIVSLICEALRKAKRQAEVNLLKFKVSEERFRLALSNSNLCIFQQNQDLKYLWIHTSEGQVSPEEIIGKSDYDLFSQPEAQQLTAIKKRAIHSRQPLREEVCLTFGANPHYYELFIQPIASFDEQICGITCVAVDITERKHFEQQLHSATQQSSQILESLTDAFFALDQTWQFTYVNRHFEEISEHTREDLLGECIWDVFPEMRQSVFYEEFSLVFEQNLPISIEAINPINPEQWIEARAYPSAEGLCVYWQDITLRKETETERNQLLEREKTARAAAELMQQRLAFLDTASTILAGSLDYPTTLQTVVNLIVPDLADLCGLDILQEDRSVNPLIALKAKDQQEEELVRHFTRLYPLDLNDNHHPITRVFQTGLPETLYQITDEDYQAIAKDPQHLHYLRQLGMKSSICVPLKAHEEVFGVMTLALTKTERSYNDDDLRLALELGRRVGLAIENSRLHHQLQQATRQQQDSLTLLEAVIQQMPAGLAIVESKTGRIILQNDQLRQILGNRPLSTELLENYHHLYEVYHPNGHPYKIEELPLMRSRQQGEVVKSEEMLLVWTDGTQKTLLVDSSPIVNSQGEIEVAVATIYDITDYKQVVTDLKNRQEQLRLAVEGANLGMWNYDLLSGELIWSNRCKKMFGIAANTQISYEVFINALHPEDRLRVDQAVQHSISQRQNYDIEMRTQWPDGSLHWVRSIGHAYYNNEGVAHRMAGVVLDITGQKQAQEALRKSEERFRVAQELSLDGFTVLKSIRNQSGEIIDFEWTYVNPTAAKILRSQINDLIGKRLLEILPDNQSNSELFKRYVQVVETANSHDLELYYDSDEIVGWFRNMAVKLEDGVAVSFSDITERKQAEETLRENEQRLNIALKTAKLGSWHLDLSTMELFTSAQYKANFGLATDADLSYTTLFRLIHPEDRGYVSQMVQHAINTHTDYEAEYRSIWPDGSIHWINSQGCVLYSNTGIPLRIVGVNLDITGRKQAQEEQKRLLEREKLAREEAERVNRIKDEFLAVLSHELRSPLNPILGWAQLLRSGSFDKANQNKALEIIERNAKLQAQLIEDLLDVSRILRGKLSLNVTQLNLFFPIQGAIETVRLSAQAKSIEIKTNLATDVVQISGDAGRIQQIVWNLLSNAIKFTPEGGQIEIGLEQVNHQAQITVKDSGKGIDPQFLPHVFEHFRQADSTTTRKFGGLGLGLAIVRHLVEMHGGTVSAYSAGENQGSTFIVQFPLLKDQSNKIKPEIIDPFLFSVTQSALKGIRILAVDDDPDMRDYVTYVLEQSGAEVKVAGSANEALNILSHFKPDILLSDVGMPKIDGYRLLRQIRSLFPESNQTIPAIALTAYAGEYNQRQALAAGFERHLSKPVEPEQLIKAIVDLINLN